Proteins co-encoded in one Alphaproteobacteria bacterium genomic window:
- a CDS encoding cobalamin-dependent protein (Presence of a B(12) (cobalamin)-binding domain implies dependence on cobalamin itself, in one of its several forms, or in some unusual lineages, dependence on a cobalamin-like analog.), whose product MSERKIRVLVAKPGLDGHDVGAKVVVRALADAGFEVIYSGLQQTPEAICAQAREEDVDVIGLSMLSGSHLPLCRKIGDLLKAEGLGEKLWLVGGNIPARDHAALNELGYAGVFATGSDFDDIATFIREALK is encoded by the coding sequence ATGAGCGAGCGCAAGATCCGCGTACTCGTCGCCAAACCGGGGCTCGATGGCCATGACGTCGGCGCCAAGGTTGTGGTGCGGGCCCTGGCCGACGCCGGCTTCGAAGTCATCTATTCAGGCCTGCAGCAGACCCCCGAGGCGATCTGCGCCCAGGCCCGTGAAGAGGACGTCGACGTCATCGGCTTGTCGATGCTGTCGGGCTCGCACCTGCCGCTTTGCCGAAAAATCGGCGATTTGCTCAAGGCCGAGGGGCTGGGCGAAAAGCTCTGGCTGGTGGGCGGCAACATTCCGGCCCGCGACCATGCCGCGCTCAATGAGCTCGGCTATGCCGGCGTCTTCGCCACCGGCAGCGACTTCGACGACATCGCCACATTCATCCGGGAGGCCCTCAAATGA
- a CDS encoding acyl-CoA dehydrogenase family protein produces MDFALTEEQKVVRDTFARFSDEQVAPRAAEIDEAHEFPRELFAALGELGYFGMRYPEDVGGSGVDLLTYCLALVEVARGSMSLAGACTMQGLMGTKFLHMLGNEDIHERLFKPALRGEKLGAICMTEPNAGSDLGGIATSAAKVDGGYLINGQKMWVTSAPLADFFTVFAKAGEEKKLTIFLLEKDFEGLRVGRAIEKMGVWALPTSELAFEDCFVPDDHRLSREEGDGEAHLRKLLSEVRIITAAMAVGVGRAALGEAIRYAGERQQFGKPINRFQAIQLKLADMATELEAAERLMHYAAWLVDNDMPARQQASMAKLFASETAAKVCDQAARVLASYGYAMEYPVQRYLRDVRFTLIGGGTSEILKLIIAKELSA; encoded by the coding sequence ATGGATTTCGCTCTCACGGAGGAACAGAAGGTCGTTCGCGACACCTTCGCGCGTTTCAGCGACGAACAGGTGGCGCCCCGGGCGGCCGAGATCGACGAGGCCCACGAGTTTCCCCGCGAGCTTTTTGCGGCGCTGGGCGAGCTGGGCTACTTCGGCATGCGTTATCCCGAGGACGTGGGCGGCTCGGGCGTCGATCTCCTGACCTACTGCCTGGCCCTGGTCGAGGTTGCCCGGGGCTCGATGTCGCTGGCCGGTGCCTGCACCATGCAGGGCCTGATGGGCACCAAGTTCTTGCATATGCTGGGCAACGAGGACATCCACGAGCGCCTCTTCAAACCGGCGCTTCGTGGCGAGAAACTCGGCGCCATCTGCATGACCGAGCCCAATGCCGGTTCCGATCTCGGCGGCATCGCCACCTCGGCGGCCAAGGTCGATGGCGGCTACCTCATCAACGGCCAGAAGATGTGGGTAACGTCCGCGCCGCTGGCCGATTTCTTCACCGTTTTCGCCAAGGCCGGCGAAGAAAAGAAGCTCACCATATTTTTGCTCGAGAAGGATTTCGAAGGCCTCCGTGTCGGCCGTGCCATCGAGAAGATGGGGGTCTGGGCGCTGCCCACCTCGGAACTCGCCTTCGAGGACTGCTTCGTGCCCGACGACCACCGCCTGAGCCGGGAGGAGGGCGATGGCGAGGCGCACCTGCGCAAGCTCTTGTCCGAGGTCCGCATCATCACCGCCGCCATGGCCGTGGGCGTGGGCCGGGCGGCGCTGGGCGAGGCCATCCGCTATGCCGGCGAACGCCAGCAGTTCGGCAAGCCCATCAACCGCTTCCAGGCCATCCAGTTGAAGCTGGCCGACATGGCGACGGAACTGGAGGCGGCCGAGCGCCTGATGCACTACGCCGCCTGGCTGGTCGACAATGATATGCCGGCCCGCCAACAGGCCTCGATGGCCAAGCTTTTCGCCTCCGAGACGGCGGCCAAGGTTTGCGACCAGGCGGCCCGGGTGCTGGCGTCATATGGCTATGCCATGGAATATCCGGTGCAGCGCTATCTGCGCGACGTGCGTTTCACGCTGATCGGCGGTGGCACCAGCGAAATCCTTAAACTCATCATCGCCAAGGAGCTCAGCGCATGA